In Urechidicola croceus, a single window of DNA contains:
- a CDS encoding SPFH domain-containing protein yields the protein MKEEKTIKVSNGYIMLLLAVLLIATLFFGIAVKNVKLIIPSIFLLFTIIPGFFIVTPNTSKVLLLFGKYIGTVKENGFYWANPLYKKRSISLRASNFDSERVKVNDKLGNPIMISTILVWKVKDTFKAAFDVDNYENFVRVQSDAAVRKLASLYPYDNFADEGHDEDITLRASVNEVSEALELELSERLSMAGIEVLEARIGYLAYAQEIANAMLKRQQATAIVAARHKIVEGAVSMVEMALEELNKKEIVDLDEERKAAMVSNLMVILCSDKEATPVVNTGTLSH from the coding sequence TATATAATGTTACTCTTAGCAGTTTTATTAATTGCTACATTATTTTTTGGAATAGCTGTTAAGAACGTTAAATTAATAATACCTTCAATTTTTCTTTTATTTACAATAATTCCAGGTTTTTTTATTGTAACACCTAACACTTCTAAAGTCTTACTCCTTTTCGGAAAATATATAGGAACTGTAAAAGAGAATGGTTTCTATTGGGCAAATCCTTTGTATAAAAAGAGAAGTATTTCTTTACGTGCAAGTAATTTTGATAGTGAAAGAGTAAAGGTGAATGATAAATTGGGAAACCCAATTATGATAAGCACTATTCTTGTTTGGAAAGTAAAAGATACTTTTAAAGCTGCATTTGATGTTGACAATTATGAAAACTTTGTACGAGTTCAATCTGACGCTGCAGTTCGAAAATTAGCTAGTTTATATCCGTATGATAATTTTGCAGATGAGGGTCATGATGAAGATATTACACTTAGAGCAAGTGTTAATGAGGTAAGTGAGGCATTAGAACTAGAATTATCAGAAAGGTTATCAATGGCTGGAATTGAAGTTCTTGAGGCTAGAATTGGTTATCTAGCATACGCTCAAGAAATTGCAAATGCCATGCTAAAAAGGCAACAAGCAACAGCAATAGTTGCTGCAAGACACAAAATTGTTGAGGGTGCTGTAAGTATGGTAGAAATGGCTTTGGAAGAATTAAATAAAAAAGAAATAGTTGATTTAGATGAAGAACGTAAAGCGGCAATGGTCAGTAACTTAATGGTCATTCTTTGCTCAGATAAAGAAGCTACTCCTGTTGTAAATACTGGGACACTCAGTCACTAA